Below is a window of Megalopta genalis isolate 19385.01 chromosome 7, iyMegGena1_principal, whole genome shotgun sequence DNA.
ggtcactgtttttcgttgataactcgttaacggtgactcggagaaaattgttgtaaaggaaaaagttgcttcgaacgacccgaggaacccgccagtttcggatcgcgagacatttttggggcagcCTGTATTATTCGCACGGCAACGTCCAAAGTTCGAAAGCCATGCTCCGTTGTTCGCGAAACGAAACGTACACGCGAGTTTATAAATTGAATCGCGTTATTTCCGTTTACGTTGCGAACGATTAGTAATCGCGTTACGAAAAGCCGACCGGTCACCTTCTAAATATAGCGGCGCGAACGTAATCGGAGGTTTAATCGACGATCTTAAGGGAAGGAGCGTGTTCGGGTTTCGTCACGGATGGCGTTCGActgaaaattacaaaatttctcGGTTGCTTGCGTTCGATCGCGGGAAACGACGGGCGGCCGCGCGCGAGATAAAATTCACCCTTCGAACGAAAGGAAAGAGGAACGAACAGATCGGAGAAGAAATTGCGCTTTCGCAGTCACGAAACCCGCGCAGTTCGATTCACGACGAACGCGTCGAGGGGAAAAGGAAACGGGACGGGACGCGGTTCGACGCGGTTCGACGCGGGCACGAGAGTGTGCCGGCCCCGTGGTTCTTGCGAAAAGGGAAACAGAAAGACGTACGTGTACGCGTACTCTTGCTTACGTGCACGGGGAGACGCGAGACGCGAGACGCGAGCATCcgaaagagagaggaggagaagaagaagtcGCGCGAATAGAAGATGTCCGTCTCTCGAGGTCGTCTCGATCCAAGGCTTGACCATACGGGGGCGAAGGGGAAAGCCGACTTCTCCTTTTTTACGCTCGAAAAGTTTCCTCGATTCGCGTATCCAACGGCGCGGAGAGTAATTATTCGTTTTCAATTCGGTCCGCCGCGATGAACTTTTGCGGAACGATCGAGCTTTCCGAAGAAAATTCAGAGGTCGAGAGCGATCGTTTCGAAACTATAACTTTTCTTGGCGATCGATCTTGTCCGTTTTCACGGGTAGATTCTACTTCGGGTAACCGTGTTAACTTTAACATGGAAATTGCAGGAGCTGTATCTTCGAGGAAACAGCGGACGCAAGCTGTTGCGTTAGCGAACGACTCCGCGAATTACCGGTTTTACCTTTTTATCGTTTCTCGACGATTAGCGTTCGACGTTCGATCGTGTGGGTACGCGTACGTATCGGCGTGTACGCGGACGCGTCACGGAAGAGGCAACGATGCGATTTCGTCGAAAGCGCGCGATCGGATCGGGAGCAGAAGCGCGACGCGTCGCGGATCGGGAAAGAAGCCGGGTAAACGGGTCGATTCGAATCGAACGGACGTGTCCGTTAGCCAGATACGTACAGATTTCACCGAGCGGGAAAAATCGTTCGAAATGTCACTAGACTAAAACCTGTAATGCTCGTCTGAAATTTTGTCGGCCACGCCCGTTCTCTCGTTGCACCTGCGATACCCGTGCATTTCTACGATCACCGCGACTCCCGTGCACTCGCGTGTGTACGCGCGCTCGTCGAGCGTCGAGCGCTCCTACGTTAGTTTTCTTCTTGTTTTTCGACAACCGACCAACCGGCCGAGCGTACAGGCCGCTCCTCTTACGTGAGGTTCTGGAACGAGACTTTTACGAAAGTCCAGCATCGACGAGAAAGTAAAGCGTATCGAGTTTGCCCCGGGCCGTCTATCTGCTCCATTTTCCGACCTCGTGTGCGCCCGTTCGagcgtccgcgcgcgcgcgcgcgcgcggcgccgCAAAATCTGTTGCTTCGTAAACCCACGAAACGATGGACCGACGTTTTGCAAGCTCCTGCACGCCCTCGCTAAGAATTCTGTTTACCGTGTCGGGATGTCCTGTTGAAATCGAAAGCTTCGGGCACACGCGTTCGTGCCCCTAATTCATCGAGATTACGATTATGACAGAATTCGTTATCGGCGACAGGAACGCGCGCCGTATATTAATCGCGTTCTCCAAAGGTAGAAGCTATACGTGTACAGGATGGCCCGGAAGTCGCTGCGCCGTTTCGACTCTCGTATAATTTTTCTGCAAACGATACGTTCGAAGTCTTTGTTTCGCTTCGTTCGAATCTAGTCCTTGGAAACGAATCACGAGGATGTTCGCGACCGAGCAGCAACCGGTAAAAATAGATCGCGTCGATTCGAAGAACCGGTCAAAGTTACGTTCTCTTGGATCGACGCTCGATCGCGTCGATCGGTCGCTAGCGTCTTCGTAATAAATTTCCACGCGTCGCATTTCGCTGatccgaaacgaaagatttgaAAACGTTAATTCGAAGAAAGTTGTTCCAAACTTTCGTCGACGACTCTTTCGGGCCACCCTGTACATACAACGTATATAGAACGCGCGTATACGATGCACGCGTTCTTTACAAGCGTACACGTCCATGGCGCGCATAATAAACGAAGAACACCGGCGAAAATGTCTCGGCGAATAATTCCGTGCGAATTCGAAGCCGAGAGATTTATAACGGCCGATCTCTCGAAGAGGGTTGCAGCGCGTCGATAGCCGCGCAGCACGCTCGGACCGGCGGCGCGTACACCGCGAGTTCGGTAAACACCGTCGTTGACGTAACGCCGACCCGACCGACAACCCGTTGCGCTAATAATTAAGAAACGTTTGAAATACGACGCTGAAGCCGTGTGTGCCAATACactgtgcgtgtgtgtgtgttcgtTTTAGAGTTACGACACGCTGAGCAAAGGGAAAAAGTCGTGGAGCGTTCGACTGGGCCTGTCGCGGCAGAATCAGAGCACCGATGATCCCGCGAAAGGCTGGGGAACGATAAGCGGCGGTAGCAGATTCTCGCGACAAATGATCTACGGCGATCCATGGCTCTATGGAACGGTCCGATCGTCGAGGGCTGGCCACGAACCACGAGGCTTCGTgacaccgccgccgccgccacccccGGGAGCACCGATCCTCATAGTGTGCTCCTGCCCGGAGTTTCTCAGCGGCACCACCCGGAAGTTCGGCAACTGCCGCAAGTGCGGTGGTCACCGATTGACTGGTCTACCTTTAGGAGGAACATGCCGACTTCCGCAGATATCCACGAGATCGAGGCCCAGCCTCGCTGGTAAATCGTTTCGCCTTTCTCTCGATAATCTCTACGGGCGTTCGTACAGATCCGCGTCTACGCCTCCTACGGAGGAAACGCGAGCGAGGAAACAACGCGGTGTGTCTctgctccttcttcttcttcttcttcttcttcttcttcttcttcgagagagagagagagagagagagagagagagagagagagagagagagagagagggagagagagaaagagatcgaTTAGAACCCGTCGAATAATACGCGCTAAACGAACGCTCGCGTTTGCAACGCGTCGATAAATAGTTTTTTTTGTTCGTTACCGCGCGAAGTAGGACACGGTAGTTTTTATTTCGTCTACGAGCGTAACAAAATAAATCCTGCGCCTCGGCGAGAGCGAGCGCGTAGCGaaccagagcagggcagatgGTTGAAATATGATAAAATTTGCAGGAGTGCTAAGGTCCTCGACGGACGATCCGTACGATCAGATGCGTCGAAGTCGGCTGGTGGAACCAAGGACGAGGGCCCGGAGTATATCGCCTCACCGGCCGTTGTCTCAGCGAGATGCTCGGAGTCAGAGCGTGGCGCGGAATGCGAAAGAACGAAAGGGATCGATCGAGACCGCTTGCTCCAAGTCCGAATGGTTCGACAAGGACTCGGCGGCAGTCGGCGGTTACGAGGAAGCGTCGCGTAAGCTACGGCCGAACTATGCCGGCGCGATGTCCAGGAGGGACGAGTGGCTCGCGGAGGAGCCGCCGCCGTCGCAGATACCGACGTCGATGTCGATGTCGACGGCGGCGGCGCCCGCGGCGTCGCCGTCGCCCTCGCCGTCGCCGACGACTCTGCGAAACCGGTCGTGCTCGACGACGACCGGCGGCGTTCGACTGGCGCGGATACCGAAGAAGATCAGAGACACGAGAAACGATTGGTCGGACGGCGGGCCGGCGAAGGCGCAAGAACAACCCGGTCAGGCGAAAATCAACCAGGACGAATGGAAAGAGCGGCCGTCGAGCAGCGGCAGCGGCGACGGAGGTAGCGGCGGCGACTCGAGACGAAGCATTCTCGAGTGCGACGTGAATCCCTATCTCTTGTTGAAGAAGCAAAAGGACGAGGACGACCTCAGCGACGATCTGTCGGACAACGCCCTCGAACAAGACGACGCGAGACCGCTCTCCAGCCTGTTCGATTCCTCGAAAGTGAAATCGATCGAGAGGATACCGAACAGAAGCGCTGTCGCGGAGATCGGCGGCCAGAGGATCAGGGTGTTCAACGAGCCGCGCGAGATCTCGGACGAGGAGGACGTTTTGCCTGTGACGAGGATTCCCATACCAAAGGTTTCACCGAAGCGACCACCGAGAAGACTGAAGGAAGCCAAACAAACGCTCAAGAGTATTCTGAAACGGGGCAAGGTGCTCGAGACCAGGAGGAAGAACGTCCTATTCAACGTCGATAACGTTATATTCGCTCCCGAGAAACCCTCCGAAGCGATACGATTGTCCTGGAGTCGACTCGGCAGGATCGCGACTTGCGTCTCGAACGTGGAGGAACGAATCGACGACGAGTCGGAGGAAGAGGACGACGGACGCGAACACGAGTCCGGACAGGAAAAGGAGCAACAATAtatacaacagcaacaacaacaacaccagcagcagcagcagcagcagcagcaacaacaacaacaacaacaacaacaattggAAGAGAGGACACCGCCAACGATGAACCAGGAGCAAAgggaaaaatataattttatcacCGTTCCGAATATCAGGGATCCAAAAATCGATAGAATTAGACTAAAAGAGCGCAAAGTCTCGCCGGACGCGTACCAAATGTATCCTCTTCGTTCGGATGGAAACGGAAATAGGAAGGACAAGTTGTTACCTCCGGTTTCCCACGTGGAACTCACGCCCCCGGCGCGAAAGAAGGGAAACGTCGACGCTTCGCGAAAAACCGAAGACGCTCGAGAAAATAATCGTACCGTTTACGCCAGCAACCTTAAAACCGCGAAGCAACAGGACGAACGAAACAACAGGATAGAAGAGGAGAGTCTAACCGGTGtgaacgaaacggaacgaacTCGGCTCGAGAAACCCAAAGATCGTATTCCAGGCATCGCTGTCGACGAGAAAGATCTGATATTAAAGTCCGAAGGTAATGTTTACCCGTTCCAATTCAATCTGTAGCTATCGAATCTTTCCAGTAATCGTATTAACGTTTTTCTTACAGAATCCAACCGGTTCCGTAAGAATTTACCGAGTACGAATGTACATATATCGTACAAATAGAATACCGCTCGCGAACGTTGAAATTAGAGAATCGTATCTTTTCGAAaacaaaaaattatttatatattaattatattaacgaAACGTTAAATTGTTACCATTTGCTGAAGCATTTTTCATTGAATTTACAGAAAACTCGAAGAGGTCGTACTTGTCGCGCAGTCAAAGCGAGCGGTCGCACAACAGGCCCGAAGTTACCGCCGGGAATGTACATTTTCTGGACACCATGCGTCTCAGTCTGTCCAGGAAAACGAAGGAGGCATCGTCCGCGTCGGATTCCGAGCGAACCGAGACCCGACGGGAAGATTCGCCCGAATCCGTGAACAGAATCGAAGAAACAAGATCCGAGCAACGTTTAGCCGCTGCGAAAGATATCGAGCAAGTTCCtaaagaaatagaaaaagtAGCGAACGCGACAACGGTCCTCGAAACCGAGATAGAAGCGTCCAAGGATATTCGGAGTCGCGTCGAGGAAAAGAACGTTCAATTCCGGCGAATGAGACCGACCAGTTGGTCCCCGCCACCTGGTAAACAGAAATATCATCGAACGATCGATGGCTCGGATGCCAAGCTGAAAGAGGTGGGTCACTCTTGGTCGGAACGAAGCAGTCCCACGTTGAAAACCACGTGGAAAAGATCGAATTCTTACGGATCTTCGAAAATTGAAATTGGATCGCCGACGACGGAGAAGAACGTGTACAAAATTACGGTCAGTCCTCGGGCTTCTCCGCTCGTGCATCGACTTCAGATCGGCCCGGGTACCAAAGGGGCGAGAAGAACGTCGATTCTGATCAACGGAGATCCGACACCGACCACGGAGACAACGTCCGACAATAAAGTGACCATCAGCGTCGGTGGAGAGGACAGCGTTTACAACCCTACCGTGATCTCTGTAAATTTGGAAAACCCGCCCAAGATAAAAAGCTCGCCGGAAAATCGCACCCTCGTCATATTGGATAATTACAAGTCgaacatcgtcgtcgaaaccggcAAAGAAGATACGAAGCCGTCGAAAACGGACTTCGAATCGACCGTAGAAGACGAATTCTCGCGAGAGTCGAGCAAAACGTTGCCAAATGTTCCAGACGCATCCATGGTATCTCCCGTATGCACGGTGTCCATGGTATGCACGGATATCGAGAAGCAAACGAGATCGAACATCGACGCTGGAAAACTCGCCGCGCTCGAGAATAACGCGAAATTGCCGGCAACCGGTGATCCGGATCTTCGGACGGAACGAACGGAACGAACGGAACGAACGGAACGaacggagaagaagaagaatcacGCGAGAAGAGAAGAAGACGCTTCCTCGTCGTCGAAGATTTCCGAGCTGTCGAAGGAAGCGTTGATCTCGAAACTGCTCGAAGATTCGCTGCGGAAAGCCCGGGAAAACGGAGAGATACTCGACGAAAGTAGCGGCGAAGCGATCCTGAAGATTCTGAAGCAAAGTTTGTTGAAGAGCAACGAATACGAAAGTTCCGAATCGACCCTCGAGGCAAATTACTCGAGAACGTCCAGTTTAAACTCGGACGGTGACTTCGTCTCGACGAATCTTTTCCTCGAGGAAAATCCTTACGAAGTGATCAAGGAGCCCATTTACGAGGAGATTCCCGACGAACCTCCTCCGTTGCCGCTGAGCCCACCGCCGACCGAAGACTATTTAAAGGACAGGATATACTTCGGAGACATCGCCGATTATTATACGAGCGCGAAGGGTAGTTCCGAACAGTTCCTTCGATCGTACTTGGTCGACGATATGTACAAAAAGCCGAATGCCGAGGATCTTACGGAGCGGGAGACTTACCTTTCCAAGAGTCCCGAGAGCTTTTTCAAGAAAATGTCGATATCGCCGGAGGAGGAGCAAATTTCGAGTAAATTCGAGCTGCTCAACTTTCTAATGGATTCGAAAGATCGCGCGATATCGATCGAAGGCGAGGACGAagaggacgacgaggacgacgacgaggaaGATACCGAGGGAGATTTGGAGGCGTTGTACGAGCAGAAGGAGACGAGTCTTGGCGATCTGAGCTCGAAGAGCTCGCAAATCTCCAACGTGTCCGACAGCAGCGAGGAGTGCAACATCATCTTGACCAGTTCATCGGAAACGTCCAAGGTCGGTCGAACGTTCGTCCGTTTCGTCGGAGACGAAACAGCTGCCCGGGTCAAGCGAAAAcgattatattttttttctagACGCGAGCCGTCGATATCGAAAGGACCGATAGCGGAGTGGGTTCGGAAAGCAGTCAGGCTAGCAGCACTCGAGGCGTGCCGAGACGTTGGCGCGTAGGAAACATTTCTTCGGGACCGGGAAGTCTCTTCGGTGGAATCCCGCAGGTGATTTCCGGCGATTCGAAGCTCTGCGAGGACTGCGAACAGCGTTTGGATCCCCTGATAACGGACAGGTGAGAGTCAACGGGCGACGAACAAACATTTTCTACGAATGTTGTTACGCAACTATAATATTAAGTCGAGTCGTACGTATATTATACGGCAATGGTAATTTTACGCAGACTACGGTAATGTATACGCGACAACGGGACAAGCGGCGTAATAAATCCAAGAATCGTTGAATCTCGCTTTCTCTTACCATCGATTCAGTTAACCGCAGGAAGCGAAAGTTTTCTTCTATTAAATATACTGTATCAACGTCGAACCGACTGCAGTGCCAAAATCACTGCGATACTATTTATCGCGTATCGCATAGAAACGCGTCAAAATTCAAAACCATATGTTGGAAAGATTTTTTAAGGTGCATGAAAAATACGCCGAACATCTATAgatctaataatatttgtatgtACGCGCTATCGTAGTGCCGGAGCAGTCGAATCGATCGCTTGATATTCGAATTACCTTCGTTCGTCTCGTTTCGTACGTTtccatataatattatgtacaaTAACGATAAGTATTTTCTAGTGGTGTAGTGTACGCACCCTTTGTATGCAGAAAATGTGCGAAAAAGAGGGTGGAGCGCAAAGAAATTATCACGGAAATCGTGGAGACCGAACAAAAATACGGGAGAGATCTTCAAATCATACTCGAAGAATTCCACAGACCGATGTTCAGGGCCGGTCTTCTCACTTCGGAGCAATTGACAGCAATATTCCTGAACGTCGAAGAGCTTTTGGAACACAATCTTGTCCTTGCGGAAAAACTGAAGGATGCCGTGGAATTGGCGCAGGTATGCATTGTTGTACGGTGTGTACGATAATAGACaaatattttaaagaaaagATTCCTTTCCACGTTTCTCATTGTTTCAAGTTCAAGTTTCGCACAGCTTAACAGTCGATATTCTAAACAGGAATCTGGAGACGAAGATCTTTTAACTGTGGACGTAGGGAAGATCTTTCTGGAGTCTGAGCGGATGCTTCACGCGTTCGAAAGTTACTGCACCCGTCAAGGAAGCGCGAGTTTGCTGCTGCAAAATttggagaaagaaaaagaactgCTGCGTATCTTTCTCAGAGTCTCGCAAATGGAGAACACTGTTTTACGTAGGATGAACTTGAACTCGTTTCTCATGGTAAGACCCGACGAGAAGTATAGAGAAGGATCTACGAGTTTTATTTGTTTCGTAAAGTTGCGCGAGTATaagtttaattatttattattcgatcgGTAGCAGCGAGAATTCTTCGTATGCTCCGACTGCGCCGATCGATTATCCGGTATGTATGTGTACCGAAATGTATCGATGTACACCGGGTTGCTCTTCACAGGCGAGTATCAACCTCCGGATAATGTTATCGCGTTATTTTTGTGCCGCATCCGTTGACAGCAATCCGGTCTACCCTGATGTATTTCTATATAGGAAGAAATCGAACGACAGGCGGCGCGAAGGAAAGGCCTGAAATTATTGGCAGAACAATTTAGATAAGAAATAATCGAAGTTATAATAAAAGAGCAACCGAATTCTGTTCTAGGTACCTGTTCAAAGAGTGACAAAATATCCTCTTCTATTAGCACGGCTGCTGAAAGCTACGCCATCGGTTAGACCGGATATACAAGAAGCTAAAGAAAGACTGAAGCAGGCTCAAGCCAACATAGAGCTGCATTTAGAACACATGAATGCTGTAAATATTTCGTTCGCTTCGTACATTATATAAACATATAGtatataaacaaaatatattatataattaattactcGCGTTTAACACGTTCATGCCAGCATGGTGCCAGCACGAACACGGTTCGAAACGAGAAAAGCGCCGGCGTGAACGTGTTAAAACTGATCAAACTTTGGCTCGTTAATGCAATGATTTCAATGACGCTACAATAGGAAGCTAAAGACGTGACTTCGACGAAGCTTTGGAGAAGAATTTCCATCATACAAAACGGTAGACGACTGATCGGCGAGCAAGATATGGTCAATATAAAGTTGAGGAAGGtaatttatacattattttcgtGATTTACGTATGGTTTACATGCATCGCGATTCGATTCGCTTGTTTTACTGTCCTCGGGCATCGCGTTTATTGCAACAGATGGCCGTAGAAGTATTAGAATGGGCTCACGAAGAAGCCAGATTTGTTTTGGAGGGACGTCTTTTGGTTGCTCAGCCAACCGATAATAATTGGAGACGAGGACGAACGGTCAAGCTTGCGCCTGTTACCGCCATGTTGGTTACCAATGGCAAAGTAAGTTGACGGTATGGTAAGTCGTAATACTCGTTTCTGTGAATGAAACGAAACTTGATATTTACAGCCAAATACAGAAGACGCAGAGTTCAACGACGACTCTCTCTTCCCAAGGTACATTGGTATCAAAGAGGCTACCCTCTTGTTAGTCAAAGAAAAATTTGGGCGGTACTCCTTGCTACGAGTAAGCGATTCTTGCATCTtagcttttattttatttacattcaGCGTCGAGTTGCTACCACCAACTCGTATATTCCATCGAACGATCTATTTGTTTCAGGAACCACTGTACCTCGACAAATGCATCGTATGTTGTGAAACAGATCTTGAAGATTATTTCGAAGTTCAAGAACTGTATTCCAAAGAAACATTTATATTCAAGGTACGCATTCGCGTATATTTTCACATTCGTAAATTGCAACCGATCTGTTGtctatgaaaaaaaaaaaaaaaaaaaagaaagggaaCTCGTGTCCATTATTCAATGTTTGTCGAAGGAAATATAATCGTAAAAGGAAAACAACATCGGTTTTTGTCGTAGGCTGAAGATGGAGCAAGAACGAAAAGATGGTGTAGGACGTTGCAGGCTCATGCACAATCTCTCGGCGCCTGGCGGAAACGTCGCGGAGCATTACCGAATATCATGATATGCGGGGTCGTAAGAAATTGACAGATAATTCGACCGATTGCGCGTATAGAAAAAACCGATGATAGAATCTACAATGTATAGTCGTTATTTAAAGGTTATTATATTCCTAAATGCGCAAGCTTCTTTGCGTACGCTGATTAGCGCAGTCGATTCAACGAGCGTATATGATCTCCAGATAAATTAGTAATGATTTGTCGAGGAGAAAGTGTCGGACCAAAGGATTTCCACCACTCGTTGACCATACTTGTCCACGAGTAATACGAAAATCTCTAGTTCTCGCCAAACGCAGATTCTTTTGCGTTCGGTTGCAGTACGTTGCGAAAAGTTTGAACTTTCCTGTATCGCTGTACTCGAAACTCTACATACGAATGGCCTTGGAACGCACGAACAAAAGGAATCTactctttcttttctttcctgATTCGGTTAAATCACGTGTACACAGGGTAAACGATCGTCCTCGTTCTGTGCAGGACAATCTCTTGTTTGTAATTACATTCGAACCGAAAGAGCAGGTACCAGCTGTGATACTGACCGGTTATTGGTACTTTCTTCAgacaatataaaatttataccaCGGTACAAGACTCGTTGGCTTTTCTTCCTATTATATTTTCTTAAGTCACATTTATATGTATACAGCGAGAACATCGATAATAACgtgtaaataatattaaagaaCGGGGTAATAGGGTTGACGCATTTTGTACCTATACAACAGAGCCAAGAAACTGCCAAATGTTTCGTAAGACCGGGCTTCATTTTATGATTCATCCatcaattaatatattatttcacGACTATTCCTTAAGTAATTACAATTAACAGTATTTTATCGCGTCTAACACactcacacatacacacacatacacaatgaaaattgtacattgtataatagtataattttatttaaaatctaaGCCATATGTTTGTATATAattgtatgtatatttataCCAAAATCAGTGTTAGAAACATACTTGTTATATTAAAGCCAGCAttcaataaaaatcaaatatacTTGTACGCATCTCTGTATCGTGTATGCAGAAAAACGACATTCTATGAATTAGGAAAACAAAATTCAGGTTTGCGTGGTAATAACGGTGGCGGTGGGGAATCTGTAAAGTCACGCGACGGTTCAGCGTGTACGAGACAttgaatgtaaaaatattttcaacgtttcaaattaaaattatattttaaaattagaaattgTTCAATTATTACATGCGTCCTTATTTTAGAACAAACTCTATGCATGAAAATTCTTGGAGATCTATTTTACGCTCTTCCAGCAgatatatgtaaaaattatatgCTTCGAATCAATCAATTTCCATTGGAAAAAATTTAGGATGATTAAAACGAATCCGAAAGGTGTAAGGCGAGGACAGATATATTTGTATTACCACTTCTCTACGCGACTTCGAATTTCTTGGTACGTACGCGCGAAACACGATGAGCAAGGAGGTATTCGACAAAGGCATACCTATACATATAGTTTTCGCAACGCGAGGAGAGGACTGCGCTCTCCAATCGTATGTAGTAAAGGGTAGCGACGCGATAAGATAGAGTGACAAACTTACTGACAAAATTAGGCGAAACAGGCAAAGATCCAATCCTATACTTTGTTCAACGAGAATTGGAACAAAATGTGAACAGCCTGCACGCGAGCGACGCGTGGTCGGGCCAGGGTAGAATCACAATTTTCGGGCCTCGATGAGGGTCCTCTAAAATTCGTCCCTGAGTATCGCCCACTAACAGCCACTCAGCTTTCATTTCAGATTCTTCTATTGCAAAAGTCAGTATTAGTATAAATTAAGGCCGTAAAGCTaggaaattaattatatatttagcatacgttaaatatttgtgataattttaggacaacgacttcaattattatcaataattatttaattagaaTGAAAATCTAATAGTAAAGTCCATTCTAGAATTTCTGATTGCTA
It encodes the following:
- the RhoGEF64C gene encoding rho guanine nucleotide exchange factor at 64C isoform X4, whose translation is MKRESYDTLSKGKKSWSVRLGLSRQNQSTDDPAKGWGTISGGSRFSRQMIYGDPWLYGTVRSSRAGHEPRGFVTPPPPPPPGAPILIVCSCPEFLSGTTRKFGNCRKCGGHRLTGLPLGGTCRLPQISTRSRPSLAGVLRSSTDDPYDQMRRSRLVEPRTRARSISPHRPLSQRDARSQSVARNAKERKGSIETACSKSEWFDKDSAAVGGYEEASRKLRPNYAGAMSRRDEWLAEEPPPSQIPTSMSMSTAAAPAASPSPSPSPTTLRNRSCSTTTGGVRLARIPKKIRDTRNDWSDGGPAKAQEQPGQAKINQDEWKERPSSSGSGDGGSGGDSRRSILECDVNPYLLLKKQKDEDDLSDDLSDNALEQDDARPLSSLFDSSKVKSIERIPNRSAVAEIGGQRIRVFNEPREISDEEDVLPVTRIPIPKVSPKRPPRRLKEAKQTLKSILKRGKVLETRRKNVLFNVDNVIFAPEKPSEAIRLSWSRLGRIATCVSNVEERIDDESEEEDDGREHESGQEKEQQYIQQQQQQHQQQQQQQQQQQQQQQQQLEERTPPTMNQEQREKYNFITVPNIRDPKIDRIRLKERKVSPDAYQMYPLRSDGNGNRKDKLLPPVSHVELTPPARKKGNVDASRKTEDARENNRTVYASNLKTAKQQDERNNRIEEESLTGVNETERTRLEKPKDRIPGIAVDEKDLILKSEENSKRSYLSRSQSERSHNRPEVTAGNVHFLDTMRLSLSRKTKEASSASDSERTETRREDSPESVNRIEETRSEQRLAAAKDIEQVPKEIEKVANATTVLETEIEASKDIRSRVEEKNVQFRRMRPTSWSPPPGKQKYHRTIDGSDAKLKEVGHSWSERSSPTLKTTWKRSNSYGSSKIEIGSPTTEKNVYKITVSPRASPLVHRLQIGPGTKGARRTSILINGDPTPTTETTSDNKVTISVGGEDSVYNPTVISVNLENPPKIKSSPENRTLVILDNYKSNIVVETGKEDTKPSKTDFESTVEDEFSRESSKTLPNVPDASMVSPVCTVSMVCTDIEKQTRSNIDAGKLAALENNAKLPATGDPDLRTERTERTERTERTEKKKNHARREEDASSSSKISELSKEALISKLLEDSLRKARENGEILDESSGEAILKILKQSLLKSNEYESSESTLEANYSRTSSLNSDGDFVSTNLFLEENPYEVIKEPIYEEIPDEPPPLPLSPPPTEDYLKDRIYFGDIADYYTSAKGSSEQFLRSYLVDDMYKKPNAEDLTERETYLSKSPESFFKKMSISPEEEQISSKFELLNFLMDSKDRAISIEGEDEEDDEDDDEEDTEGDLEALYEQKETSLGDLSSKSSQISNVSDSSEECNIILTSSSETSKTRAVDIERTDSGVGSESSQASSTRGVPRRWRVGNISSGPGSLFGGIPQVISGDSKLCEDCEQRLDPLITDSGVVYAPFVCRKCAKKRVERKEIITEIVETEQKYGRDLQIILEEFHRPMFRAGLLTSEQLTAIFLNVEELLEHNLVLAEKLKDAVELAQESGDEDLLTVDVGKIFLESERMLHAFESYCTRQGSASLLLQNLEKEKELLRIFLRVSQMENTVLRRMNLNSFLMVPVQRVTKYPLLLARLLKATPSVRPDIQEAKERLKQAQANIELHLEHMNAEAKDVTSTKLWRRISIIQNGRRLIGEQDMVNIKLRKMAVEVLEWAHEEARFVLEGRLLVAQPTDNNWRRGRTVKLAPVTAMLVTNGKPNTEDAEFNDDSLFPRYIGIKEATLLLVKEKFGRYSLLREPLYLDKCIVCCETDLEDYFEVQELYSKETFIFKAEDGARTKRWCRTLQAHAQSLGAWRKRRGALPNIMICGVVRN